The DNA region ttaaatatccaaagcgaagcacattcttataaaatccattaattctaaaaactgaaaatacagcattgaaaaaacacaacagaagcaaaatacctgataatcacaattcacacatttcttcattaagtatTCACCATGACGACCGTGTTTTACAGAGGACGTCACACCTACCAGGAGCTAGGGAgtaagatttaaaggtcacatatcctcctcctcttcaaacagtttaaaaaagtctcagagcttccaaaaacatgtgtgaagtttcttgttctaaattcaCTCTGGATGcaaggggctactgccctttgtgatgtcatgaagggaactctGTCCTGAATTAGTAAGTCGTTCCtgactctctccctctctctcctctgtttctcactctatccactgtcctatctctaaataaacacacaaaagcccaaaaataaaaataatgaagaaaataattaagataaaccttcctttaatttatttcaaatagttttgaatgACAGGAAATTAGTTTTTTGTTAGTTTTCATACTTATTTTTTGGACACTCTGGCAGAATTGGCCCCCTCCTGTTATTCATTCTTCTTcaggattctgttgctctttattaccacATGAAAGCAAAATGCCTTCGTAgaaattagttgttttttttgcttggacaaAAATGTTTCCCAtaaatttgcctccctatctttactgccttggctcttgcaggtttctgagaaactcctcaatttctctgtctttattccTCTCCAGGGTTCCGATGCTTTTCTTACGGAAGTAGGATTTTTCtggtattgctgctgccttcatgtgatactgtGTCGACCTGTGGTAGGCTTTTCGATCACAGGCTAAGTAATTTGCATATTTgttgtaaagcatctgtttgtctgaaggttCTGGTGGttcatttttgagcagtttctgaaatatctgctcagctttggccttgctgtgacGTGACTTTGCATAGATAGCTGCGAGGTCTATTTCctttttgagtgaagagtgagggtaaagagagatcagctcctcgtggagagcgattgctctgtccatcatgctttgttctggatCAGGGTAATTTCTGCTTTTATAAACTATCTTCGATCTGTAGCAGAACGCAACTAATCTTTTCAGATAAcgcacatctggatgttctttcagaactttCTCTGCCAAATCAATAGCGTCATcaactgatatgtattttatgtaaaggtttagtaaggcccacatgccactgttattgcagcacagagtgctcacatttccagccaactcacggacttcatctcgaatgttttctccttcatcagcacgttgGTCAAGGTAGAGCACAGCGaggtacaagttctctggatcccgttccttggcttgtctcattttctccaagaggtcagggtccagcattgtgtcactgaagttttgggcgttctttaaccatatgacatagctggtgttccaatccaccatgtccggctgcatcctggcagctttctcgtagtaatcaacaaccagcttcttatcctctcctaagaacatcagggtccaggccttttcagcgtatatctctggatggaggtcgtcctgggatggagatgggtatttttccatcagggcatcaacctttgacaggtaagcctgactctcctctagatctcccaggtggtggtgcagccaggccaggttcccgtagttcaccactaaccaaggaccctcatctgcgtctctcagcttgttgagggtctctgcagccttctgaAACAAACTCttagcctcttcatttaaccccagcttatactgaatgaacccccacaggttgtaaCTGTGGCCCAGCCATCGATTTCCGTCCTCGGTGCGGATGTCTTCCACCTTGTCTCTGAGAAGTAATAGTATTGACCTTTTGCGGTCCAGGTCCCAGGTGAagtggcactgcagggactccagtgtggtttgactctgagcagcactgatggagaataaaaaaacaaacatttaaacacatcagcagctagttttttttgctttgaagtgtgctatgtttggatgtttactgttcatctcccatgaagaaaataagatgttttaaaggagcaatatgtaactcagacacctagtgtttaaaataagtactgcagttaaaattctacttctacttctacattaatgatgtttttgccagtttcgaacaattacgttctgcattcaatttaaatagctCCGACCTTTTTCGATATTTTCAGCTCAGTGATTGTGCTAGGACCCACTCACCGGCATTCCCTCAAGTTCCAAACCCTAGTGGCATTGATCTGGCACTCAAggcaagagtcttgcccaaaggTCAGGTTTCCTACCTTTAtgacctcctgttcacaactAACGAGTCTGCGGTAAATAAGATCAAGGCTGATTGGGAAATCGAATTACAAACCAACCTTTCTGAGGATTTCTGGAAAAATCTCTTGGGTCTGTTAATTCATCTaacactaacacctccagtctggttaagaaggctcatcaacgcctctttttcctgaggacactgaagagacaccacctgtcttcagctgtgctggtgaacttctaccgctgtgtgatcgagagcatcctgaccagcagtgtcacagtctggtacggaaactgctctgtcacagaccgtaaggcgctacagtgggtggtaaaaaccgcccagcgtatcacaaggtgtccacttcctgccattgaggacgtccaaagaaaacgctttTCCCCGAATTTGCGGCGAGCTCACAGCATCCTTatagactcctcccaccctgcccacagactgtttaccctcctgccctccggtaggcgcttcaaaagcctccggaccagaaccagcagactgatcaTTTAGTCTATGGCGCTGCGCGAGTTGCGACTAGCAGTAGTGGTCTGTCTTTATTCGTCTGTTTTCTGATGTCGTCAGTGTATAATCGACCAGAAACAACCTGATTTATAGCTCACTGCTCGTCGCACACTTCTGGGTATGGAGTTTTTATTCTTAATcatctcagtgtttgtttgatccCTGCCACTCGCATACGGGCTGGATTCAGTATTCTCGGGGATTTCTACTGGATCTAAAGTATCGACAGCAGCCACTGTCGCACCTAATTACCGAAGACTGTTTAACAGTGGATATCTCCGGTCATCGTgatgattttaacaaaaagaacaacaaagggAAAGTACGGAAACGAGGGAGACGGGGTGGTGTCCGAGAGAGGCTCAAGCGTCTGAATCTCCACCGTATACCCCTCTCCTCGATGCTGCTCTGTAATGCCCAATCCATCAGAAACAAGATCGACGAGATCTCATTCATCTGGAGAAATTCAGAGACTCGTGCATCATGGCTTTCACCGAGACCTGGCTTACTTCTTCGGACTTGGACACGGATCTAACTCTCTGCGGTTTTGGGACATCGGTGAGGCTTGACAGAAACGTTAACGTCACAGGGAAATCCCAAGGGGGAGGTGTTTGCCTCTATGTAAATCAGCGGTGGTGCAAGAACATCACTGTCAGAGAGACTGTGTGCACTGAGGACATTGAACTGCTGCCCGTATCTGTGCGCCCCTTCTATCTCCCCTGCGAATTTCCCCAAATATTTGTTACTGTCGTGTACATACATCCAAAAGCCAACGCGAGGAATGCAGTAAATACTATTCACAAAGTTACACAAAAACTACAGTCCCTCTCTCCTGATGCACCTTGTTTCATCCTTGGCGATTTCAATCACTGTTACTTGAAATCATTGAGCAACTTTCACCAGTATATTTCTTGCCCCACCAGACTGAACAAAACTATTGACCTGTGTTATGGTTTAGTCAAAGGTGCATATAAGTCGGTTTCCCTGCCCTCTCTTGACTCTTCTGATCACAACACCATCCTTCTTACCCCCATCTACAAACCTCTCCTTAAAAGAGTAAAGTAATCACAAGGACGGTGGAGCTGTGGACTGAAAGTGCTATTGAGGAACTCAAGGGAGCGCTTGAAAGCACAGACTgggatgtttttaatgatgagtCTGCTGATCTTGATGAGAGGGTTGAGGTGATCCCCTCTTATATTCTTTATCTTAAAGACTCAATCATCCCcacaaaacatgttaaagtgttTCCAAATAGTAAACCCTGGCTAAATAAAGCAGTGAAGGATGCACTGCACAGGAAACATGACACGTTTCTGCATGGTGGGGTTGTTGAGATAGCAGAAGCGAAGAAAGAGGCCAGACAGGAAATCAAGAGGGCTAAGCTCCAATATAAGAATAGGGTGGAGGACAGATTTTATAGTAATGACCTAAAGGCAGTGTGGGATGGCATGAAAACCATGACTTGTCAGGACAACAAGAAAAATGAGTGGATTAACATGGACggttttaaatcacagacagaGCTTGCATATGCACTGAATGATTTTTATCTACGTTTTAATGATGAATATGATTTTACGTATGTGCGTGGTGACTTGTTCAACATGTTGAGTGATGGTGCTGCCACCTCTCAGGCCCCTTCTGACGCTAGTATAAGTGTTCATTCTGTCAgatccatgtttaaaaaatgtaacattaggaAAAGCCCTGCAATCTGCAAAAAGGGCCTCCAGAGACTCTACTTTCTGCGCAgaatgaacacttttaatgtggacaagacactgatggttttattctacCGATCTTTTATAGAgtcaattttaaccttttgttttatctcatggtaTGGTAACCTTTCTGTTCAGAACAAAAATCGTCTTTC from Labrus bergylta chromosome 6, fLabBer1.1, whole genome shotgun sequence includes:
- the LOC136179486 gene encoding interferon-induced protein with tetratricopeptide repeats 1-like → MFVFLFSISAAQSQTTLESLQCHFTWDLDRKRSILLLLRDKVEDIRTEDGNRWLGHSYNLWGFIQYKLGLNEEAKSLFQKAAETLNKLRDADEGPWLVVNYGNLAWLHHHLGDLEESQAYLSKVDALMEKYPSPSQDDLHPEIYAEKAWTLMFLGEDKKLVVDYYEKAARMQPDMVDWNTSYVIWLKNAQNFSDTMLDPDLLEKMRQAKERDPENLYLAVLYLDQRADEGENIRDEVRELAGNVSTLCCNNSGMWALLNLYIKYISVDDAIDLAEKVLKEHPDVRYLKRLVAFCYRSKIVYKSRNYPDPEQSMMDRAIALHEELISLYPHSSLKKEIDLAAIYAKSRHSKAKAEQIFQKLLKNEPPEPSDKQMLYNKYANYLACDRKAYHRSTQYHMKAAAIPEKSYFRKKSIGTLERNKDREIEEFLRNLQEPRQ